DNA from Rubripirellula lacrimiformis:
GTCGATTCGCAACATCTCGACGCGGGCAACCACCTGTTGTGCGATGGCAAGGCCGATACCTATTCGGACTATCGCGAAATCCTGGCTCGTGACGACATCGACGTGGTACAGATTTCGACACCGGATCACTGGCATGCAAAGATCTTGATCGAAGCGATGTTAGCAGGGAAAGACGCGTACTGCGAAAAGCCTCTGACCTTGACCATTGACGAGGGCAAACTGGTCCGCAAAATCCAAAAACAGACGGGGCGAGTCGTCCAAGTCGGCACGCAGCAACGCAGCAGTTTCGACAAATTCAATCATGCCTTGGCAATCATTGCCGAAGGTCGAATCGGAAAGCTGAAACGATTGGTCGTCGGAATTGACGGGGGTGGATGGAGTCCAGAGATCCCCGCAACGGAAGTCCCCGCCGAACTGGATTGGGACCGCTGGCTGGGCCCGACGCCCTCGATTCCGTATCGCTATTTGGTCAACCCCAAGCGAGATCCTAAGAACGGATTCACCAACGGGCACACTCAGTTTCGTTGGTGGTATGAACATTCCGGCGGAAAGCTGACCGATTGGGGCGCCCACCACTTCGACATCGCGATGCTTGGAATCGCTGCCGCTGGGCAAAACAACGATCCAGTATCGGTCGGCGGAACGGCGAAGCACGCGGTGGAGTTCAAAGACGGTATCCCGGTTCAAACCGATCGCTACAACACAGCCCAGAGCTTTGATCTGCACGTATCGTTTGCCGATAGCGATATCGACATGAATATCCGCAACGATGTCGACAACGGAATTCTTTTCGAAGGCGACGAAGGGCGCATTTTCGTCAACCGCGGCAAACTGGTTGGAAAACCAGTCGAAGACTTGACGTCCAATCCGCTGCCGGATGATGCGATCTCCAAAATCTATCGTGGCATGCCCATGAAACAGAACGACCGGCACGCACATTGGGAAAATCTAATTTACGCCATCGACAATCGTGTGCTCCCTATCTCGGACGTCCATTCGCACATGAAGATGTTGAACGTCGCCCACTTGGCGGGCATCTGTTGCCGGTTGGGAAGGACGGTGAATTGGGACCAAAAGACTGAAA
Protein-coding regions in this window:
- a CDS encoding Gfo/Idh/MocA family oxidoreductase, producing MSYPSKITTPNHSSRRQFLKTSTATAAGVLVPYHLTTSPARAQSKASRLQFALIGVGGNGTRTAPVGKEFADLVALCDVDSQHLDAGNHLLCDGKADTYSDYREILARDDIDVVQISTPDHWHAKILIEAMLAGKDAYCEKPLTLTIDEGKLVRKIQKQTGRVVQVGTQQRSSFDKFNHALAIIAEGRIGKLKRLVVGIDGGGWSPEIPATEVPAELDWDRWLGPTPSIPYRYLVNPKRDPKNGFTNGHTQFRWWYEHSGGKLTDWGAHHFDIAMLGIAAAGQNNDPVSVGGTAKHAVEFKDGIPVQTDRYNTAQSFDLHVSFADSDIDMNIRNDVDNGILFEGDEGRIFVNRGKLVGKPVEDLTSNPLPDDAISKIYRGMPMKQNDRHAHWENLIYAIDNRVLPISDVHSHMKMLNVAHLAGICCRLGRTVNWDQKTETVIGDDLAASMMERPYRDGYQIEM